Proteins from a genomic interval of Chanodichthys erythropterus isolate Z2021 chromosome 6, ASM2448905v1, whole genome shotgun sequence:
- the plekha3 gene encoding pleckstrin homology domain-containing family A member 3 isoform X2, which yields MEGVLYKWTNYMTVHPTDSTRLELIIPGEQHFYVKAVNAAERQKWLVALGSSKAGLIDTRTKKERELTETTESLKTKMSELRLYCDLLMQQVHTIQESVEQEGESTVASTETRNEASSLLSATCETFIKTLEECMKIANSKFQTDMLQSSPSDSVMSPVQMSRMKRSISHPGTYNYERSSLPKECTALQKSTQRRTRTCSDTEAHSDRGAEETERLMFHKANINGDSTPSIPEEVGTSTKFLSETDTPESDLSL from the exons ATGGAAGGAGTGCTTTACAAATGGACAAACTATATGACAG TTCACCCAACTGACAGTACGCGTCTGGAGCTGATCATACCAGGGGAGCAGCATTTTTATGTGAAGGCTGTAAATGCAGCTGAGAGGCAGAAGTGGCTGGTGGCTCTGGGGAGCTCCAAAGCTGGACTCATTGACACTCGAACCAAAAAAGAAAGGG AGTTAACAGAAACCACAGAATCACTGAAAACTAAGATGTCGGAGCTGCGTCTGTACTGTGACTTACTAATGCAGCAGGTGCACACTATTCAGGAGTCTGTGGAACAGGAAGGAGAATCTACTGTGGCCAGCACTGAG ACAAGGAATGAGGCATCCTCATTACTGAGTGCCACCTGTGAAACCTTCATCAAAACACTGGAAGAATGTATGAAAATCGCCAATTCCAAGTTTCAGACTGACATGTTGCAATCCAGTCCATCTGATTCCGTAATGTCTCCCGTCCAGATGTCTCGG ATGAAGCGGTCGATCAGCCATCCCGGCACCTACAATTATGAAAG GTCGAGCTTGCCAAAAGAGTGCACGGCGTTGCAGAAGTCCACCCAGAGGCGGACGCGGACATGCTCCGATACAGAGGCTCACAGCGACAGAGGGGCCGAGGAGACGGAGC GCCTGATGTTTCACAAAGCCAACATCAATGGTGACTCCACTCCAAGTATCCCTGAAGAGGTTGGAACCAGCACAAAGTTCCTGTCGGAAACTGACACTCCGGAATCTGACCTTTCCCTCTGA
- the plekha3 gene encoding pleckstrin homology domain-containing family A member 3 isoform X1 translates to MEGVLYKWTNYMTGWQPRWFVLDNGIISYYDSQDDVCKGSKGSIKMSVCEIKVHPTDSTRLELIIPGEQHFYVKAVNAAERQKWLVALGSSKAGLIDTRTKKERELTETTESLKTKMSELRLYCDLLMQQVHTIQESVEQEGESTVASTETRNEASSLLSATCETFIKTLEECMKIANSKFQTDMLQSSPSDSVMSPVQMSRMKRSISHPGTYNYERSSLPKECTALQKSTQRRTRTCSDTEAHSDRGAEETERLMFHKANINGDSTPSIPEEVGTSTKFLSETDTPESDLSL, encoded by the exons ATGGAAGGAGTGCTTTACAAATGGACAAACTATATGACAG GATGGCAGCCAAGGTGGTTTGTGCTGGACAATGGCATTATTTCATACTATGATTCACAAGATGACGTGTGCAAAGGCAGTAAAGGCAGTATTAAGATGTCAGTCTGTGAAATCAAAG TTCACCCAACTGACAGTACGCGTCTGGAGCTGATCATACCAGGGGAGCAGCATTTTTATGTGAAGGCTGTAAATGCAGCTGAGAGGCAGAAGTGGCTGGTGGCTCTGGGGAGCTCCAAAGCTGGACTCATTGACACTCGAACCAAAAAAGAAAGGG AGTTAACAGAAACCACAGAATCACTGAAAACTAAGATGTCGGAGCTGCGTCTGTACTGTGACTTACTAATGCAGCAGGTGCACACTATTCAGGAGTCTGTGGAACAGGAAGGAGAATCTACTGTGGCCAGCACTGAG ACAAGGAATGAGGCATCCTCATTACTGAGTGCCACCTGTGAAACCTTCATCAAAACACTGGAAGAATGTATGAAAATCGCCAATTCCAAGTTTCAGACTGACATGTTGCAATCCAGTCCATCTGATTCCGTAATGTCTCCCGTCCAGATGTCTCGG ATGAAGCGGTCGATCAGCCATCCCGGCACCTACAATTATGAAAG GTCGAGCTTGCCAAAAGAGTGCACGGCGTTGCAGAAGTCCACCCAGAGGCGGACGCGGACATGCTCCGATACAGAGGCTCACAGCGACAGAGGGGCCGAGGAGACGGAGC GCCTGATGTTTCACAAAGCCAACATCAATGGTGACTCCACTCCAAGTATCCCTGAAGAGGTTGGAACCAGCACAAAGTTCCTGTCGGAAACTGACACTCCGGAATCTGACCTTTCCCTCTGA
- the gucy1b2 gene encoding guanylate cyclase soluble subunit beta-2: MTDIGYYDISVWREREREREREYKFGIRTVGLWFGEMYGFINTCLKSLVIEKFGEENWEKLRLKAGVQETFLTYEIYDDLITLRLVQEACEMLDVSSEVVLKLFGEYFFSFCKMSGYDTMLRTLGGNLVEFIENLDALHSYLALSYEAMNAPSFRVERMDDGRILLHYYSDRKGLYHIVPGIIEAVAKDFFDSEVTMTILNQSEEDECTGKKEHVVFHMVQKEKVAKRKAQKGSEEEKQAEKEEKEETMKRMKARYANLQLCPRKRSPWEIVKSIVMLGQGNLRQSFTPSYPKRLWIEEQAFCNAFPFHIVFDENLVVKHTGVNIQKFVPGLQTAGIRLDEYFTIVHPEVTFNIQSIKKFINSQFVLKTRREMLPEIQQNQATLKLRGQMMWMESLNCMIYLCSPKLRSLQELEERGLHLADIAQHDTTRDLILLNQQRLAEIELSNQLERKKEELRILSRNLEIEKQKSEKLLYAMLPTHVANQLKEGKRVAAGEFKVCTILFSDVVTFTNICAACEPIQIVNMLNAMYSRFDRLTNIHNVYKVETIGDAYMVVGGVPVPTETHAERVANFALGMKIAAREVTSPITGQPIQIRVGLHTGSVLAGVVGDKMPRYCLFGDTVNTASRMESHGVPDHIHVSPFTYSVLKDKGIFEITERGEIEVKGKGLMRTYFLLKNLQKSDEQIMGLVDGETCEYQEDTEDVTDDPKEESPEDANCVRKEDKKMEEEVENEKSHASSYLQSGKISSAHLIQFDVTPAYDSPTDFKHLHNGLHSRSISTKFCSIL, encoded by the exons ATGACAGATATAGGCTACTACGACATTTCAG tgtggagagagagagagagagagagagagagagagtacaaGTTTGGGATTAGAACAGTTGGTTTGTGGTTTGGAGAAATG TACGGCTTTATTAATACTTGTCTGAAGTCGCTGGTCATTGAGAAGTTTGGAGAAGAAAATTGGGAGAAATTGAG ATTAAAGGCTGGGGTCCAGGAGACATTTCTGACCTATGAAATCTACGACGATCTCATCACTCTTCGTTTAGTGCAAGAGGCTTGTGAAATGTTGG ACGTCTCCTCTGAGGTGGTTTTGAAGCTATTTGGAGAATACTTTTTCAGCTTTTGTAAGATGTCGGGATATGACACTATGTTGCGAACTCTCGGTGGAAACCTGGTGGAATTCATTGAAAATCTTGATGCTCTACACAGTTATTTGGCCTTATCTTATGAG gccatGAATGCTCCGTCCTTTCGCGTGGAGCGGATGGATGATGGCCGAATTCTCCTACACTATTACTCAGACAGGAAAGGACTTTATCATATTGTGCCAG GTATTATCGAGGCTGTTGCGAAGGATTTCTTTGACAGTGAGGTTACGATGACCATTCTGAACCAGTCAGAAGAAGATGAGTGCACTGGAAAGAAGGAACATGTGGTTTTCCACATGGTACAGAAGGAAAAAGTGGCCAAAAGAAAGGCTCAAAAAGGCAGTGAAGAGGAAAAACAAGCAGAAAAAGAG GAAAAGGAGGAGACAATGAAAAGGATGAAGGCCAGGTATGCCAACCTGCAGCTGTGTCCAAGGAAACGATCTCCATGGGAGATTGTGAAGAGCATTGTTATGTTGGGCCAAG GCAATCTGCGTCAATCATTCACGCCTAGCTACCCAAAAAGACTGTGGATTGAAGAACAAGCCTTCTGTAACGCTTTTCCCTTTCACATcgtttttgatgaaaac CTGGTGGTGAAGCACACAGGTGTCAACATTCAGAAGTTTGTTCCCGGACTGCAGACCGCAGGTATTCGTCTGGATGAGTACTTCACCATTGTTCACCCAGAGGTCACCTTCAACATCCAGAGCATCAAAAAGTTCATCAACAGCCAGTTTGTGCTGAAGACCAGGAGGGAAATGTTACCAGAGATCCAGCAAAACCAGGCCACGCTCAAACTGCgag gtCAGATGATGTGGATGGAGTCATTGAACTGCATGATCTATCTGTGCTCTCCTAAGCTACGAAGCCTCCAAGAACTGGAGGAAAGGGGTCTTCACCTGGCCGACATCGCCCAGCACGACACCACTCGAGATCTGATCCTGCTTAACCAGCAGAGGTTGGCAGAGATCGAGCTCTCAAATCAGCTAGAAAGGAAGAAGGAGGAGTTAAGGATCCTCTCACGCAACTTAGAGATCGAGAAGCAAAAATCAGAAAAGCTCCTTTATGCCATGCTGCCGACACACGTTGCCAACCAGCTTAAAGAGGGCAAACGAGTAGCAGCAG GTGAGTTCAAAGTGTGCACCATCCTATTCAGTGATGTGGTCACCTTCACTAACATCTGTGCAGCCTGCGAACCCATTCAGATAGTCAACATGCTCAACGCCATGTATTCCAGATTTGATCGTCTTACAAACATTCATAACGTCTATAAG GTAGAGACGATAGGTGATGCTTACATGGTGGTTGGCGGTGTGCCTGTTCCTACAGAAACACATGCGGAGCGGGTGGCAAACTTTGCCCTCGGTATGAAAATTGCTGCAAGAGAGGTGACTAGCCCTATCACAGGACAGCCCATACAG ATCCGAGTTGGCCTGCACACCGGTTCAGTTTTGGCTGGTGTTGTAGGTGATAAGATGCCACGGTACTGCTTGTTTGGAGACACGGTCAATACAGCCTCTCGAATGGAGAGCCACGGAGTCCCTGATCACATACATGTGAGCCCCTTCACGTACAG TGTGTTAAAGGACAAAGGAATCTTTGAGATCACTGAGAGGGGTGAGATCGAGGTGAAAGGCAAAGGTCTGATGAGAACATACTTCCTGCTGAAGAACCTCCAAAAGAGTGATGAACAGATCATGGGCTTGGTCGACGGAGAGACGTGCGAGTACCAGGAAGACACAGAGGATGTGACAGATGACCCGAAGG AGGAAAGCCCTGAAGATGCAAATTGTGTGCGGAAAGAGGACAAGAAAATGGAGGAAGAGGTTGAGAATGAAAAAAGTCATGCATCATCATATCTCCAGTCAGGCAAAATCTCCTCTGCTCATTTAATTCAGTTCGATGTCACACCAGCGTACGACAGCCCCACTGACTTTAAACATCTACACAATGGTCTTCATTCACGCAGCATTAGTACTAAATTCTGCTCAATACTTTAG